A part of Citrifermentans bremense genomic DNA contains:
- the fusA gene encoding elongation factor G has translation MARQVSLEMTRNIGIMAHIDAGKTTTTERILYYTGVSHRIGEVHDGAATMDWMEQEQERGITITSAATTCNWKDHRINIIDTPGHVDFTIEVERSLRVLDGAVAVFCSVGGVEPQSETVWRQADKYHVPRIAFINKMDRIGADFFRGVAMIKDRLKANPVPLQIPIGSEENYKGVVDLILMKGIVWNDESMGATYDVIDIPADLVEQANEYREALIEEVSSHDDVLMEKYLGGEEISNAELKAAIRQATLDIKICPVICGSSFKNKGVQNLLDAVLDYMPAPTDIPAIQGVDANTDAPIERHASDSEPFAALGFKIMTDPFVGQLCFFRVYSGVIQSGSYVYNATKGKRERIGRILKMHANKREEIKEVYAGDIAAAVGLKYTTTGDTLCAEDHAVILESIEFPEPVISIAIEPKTKADQEKLGISLGKLASEDPSFRVKTDEETGQTIISGMGELHLEIIVDRLFREFKVEANVGKPQVAYRETITKKVKAEGKFVRQSGGRGQFGHVWLEIEPQEAGKGYEFVDAIKGGVVPREYIPAVDKGIKESLDNGVMAGFPVVDVKVTLVDGSYHEVDSSEMAFKIAGSMGFKEGCQKASPIILEPIMSVEVVVPEEYMGDVIGDLNSRRGRIMGMEGRAGAQVVASMVPLAQMFGYSTDLRSATQGRATYSMTFDHYEPVPKSVAEEIVAKVKG, from the coding sequence GTGGCACGTCAGGTTTCGTTGGAAATGACCCGTAATATCGGGATCATGGCTCACATAGATGCAGGGAAGACCACCACCACGGAGCGTATCCTCTACTACACCGGTGTCTCCCACAGGATCGGCGAAGTCCACGACGGCGCCGCTACCATGGACTGGATGGAGCAGGAGCAGGAGCGCGGCATCACCATCACCTCCGCTGCTACCACCTGCAACTGGAAGGACCACCGCATCAACATCATCGACACCCCGGGGCACGTCGACTTCACCATCGAGGTCGAGCGCTCCCTGCGTGTTCTCGACGGCGCGGTCGCCGTCTTCTGCTCGGTCGGTGGCGTCGAGCCCCAGTCCGAGACCGTCTGGCGTCAGGCTGACAAGTACCACGTCCCCCGCATCGCGTTCATCAACAAGATGGACCGCATCGGTGCAGACTTCTTCCGTGGCGTCGCCATGATCAAAGACCGCCTCAAGGCGAACCCTGTGCCGCTGCAGATCCCGATCGGCTCCGAGGAGAACTACAAGGGCGTCGTCGACCTTATCCTGATGAAGGGTATCGTCTGGAACGACGAGTCCATGGGCGCAACCTACGACGTCATCGACATCCCGGCGGACCTGGTCGAGCAGGCTAACGAATACCGCGAGGCGCTGATCGAGGAAGTTTCCTCCCACGACGACGTGCTGATGGAGAAGTACCTGGGTGGCGAGGAGATCAGCAACGCGGAACTGAAGGCTGCCATCCGTCAGGCCACTCTCGACATCAAGATCTGCCCCGTGATATGCGGATCCTCCTTCAAGAACAAGGGCGTTCAGAACCTGCTTGACGCGGTTCTCGACTACATGCCGGCTCCGACCGACATCCCCGCTATCCAGGGTGTCGACGCCAACACCGACGCGCCGATCGAGCGTCATGCATCCGACTCCGAGCCGTTCGCGGCCCTGGGCTTCAAGATCATGACCGACCCGTTCGTGGGGCAGCTCTGCTTCTTCCGCGTCTACTCCGGCGTGATCCAGTCCGGCTCCTACGTGTACAACGCCACCAAGGGCAAGCGCGAGAGGATCGGCCGCATCCTGAAGATGCACGCCAACAAGCGTGAAGAGATCAAGGAAGTCTACGCCGGCGATATCGCCGCCGCGGTAGGCCTTAAATACACCACCACGGGCGACACGCTCTGCGCCGAGGACCATGCCGTCATCCTCGAGTCCATCGAGTTCCCCGAGCCGGTCATCTCCATCGCCATCGAGCCGAAGACCAAGGCCGACCAGGAGAAGCTGGGCATCTCGCTCGGCAAGCTCGCTTCCGAGGACCCCTCCTTCCGCGTCAAAACGGACGAGGAGACCGGTCAGACCATCATCTCCGGCATGGGCGAGCTGCACCTCGAGATCATCGTGGACCGTCTGTTCCGCGAGTTCAAGGTTGAGGCGAACGTCGGCAAGCCGCAGGTCGCCTACCGCGAGACCATCACCAAGAAGGTCAAGGCGGAAGGGAAGTTCGTACGCCAGTCCGGCGGCCGCGGTCAGTTCGGCCACGTCTGGCTCGAGATCGAGCCGCAGGAGGCAGGGAAGGGTTACGAGTTCGTCGACGCCATAAAGGGGGGCGTCGTTCCCCGCGAGTACATCCCTGCGGTCGACAAAGGGATCAAGGAATCGCTCGACAACGGCGTCATGGCCGGCTTCCCGGTGGTGGACGTGAAGGTCACCCTGGTCGACGGTTCCTACCACGAGGTCGACTCCTCGGAGATGGCCTTCAAGATCGCAGGTTCCATGGGCTTCAAGGAAGGCTGCCAGAAGGCCTCGCCGATCATCCTCGAGCCGATCATGTCGGTTGAAGTCGTGGTTCCGGAGGAGTACATGGGCGACGTCATCGGCGACTTGAACTCCCGCCGCGGCCGCATCATGGGGATGGAAGGGCGCGCAGGCGCACAGGTGGTCGCATCGATGGTGCCGCTGGCACAGATGTTCGGCTACTCCACTGACCTGCGTTCCGCAACCCAGGGTCGTGCAACGTACTCCATGACCTTCGATCATTACGAGCCGGTGCCGAAGTCTGTCGCCGAGGAAATAGTAGCGAAGGTCAAAGGCTAA